The Lycium barbarum isolate Lr01 chromosome 11, ASM1917538v2, whole genome shotgun sequence genome contains the following window.
AGATAAAATTTGGTCGTCGTCTCACCTaatgaattataaattataatCAATGTTTTACATAATAAAAAATTTATAGTAGAAACTTCAAGTTTTCTTGAATCCCAACATCCATTTATCctatatccaattattatacacTGTACTTGTTTTCTATAAAATACTAGGTTGGTCCCAACATTTTAACCAACTGAAATTCTTAAATTAAAAGTAATAAATTAAAAGCAACTAGTGCATTTCTTAAATAATAATGTCTTGTGCCTTTTCACCTCCTCCTACTCCCACGATCTTTACTCTCGCAAATTATAATGACGTCTTTTATATCGACTGAATTGAATGTGCTGATAATGTTTTGCAAAGTATATCAAGATACATGTTTTGTAGAGAAAATTGATATAATACACACAGAtacacatgtatatgtgtgtatatctggacGGGTTTTTGGGGTTAGCTCACACATGATCACGACCATAGCATATATATGTCACCCAGAGCATAAGAGTTTGCTTCTCCGAGCTCTGGCTACGGAGGAAGGAACCGAAAaggtgttaaaaaaaaatggttgACTTTGTACCTTTATCATTGAGACTCAAGTGAAGCCCGTTTACTTACAATTTTTTAATATTAAGCCATATGGAGAATGTGGTCAAACATCATAGAGTACATATtatttgaatgtttgcatatatGCATAAACATACATTTATTTGTATGTTTGTTAGCATACGTATATGAACTGCTCGTAATTATGAGAATGCCCATCCGACCAAATCTCGCTGTCAGACATGGGGTGTGACGTGCGCCTAACCCATACGCCCCATATATCACGTGTTGCGCTCTTATCCCCTTACTACTAAACCAAAGCCCGAGGACAACAACCAACGGGCCTTCACTTGAGCGTAAAATTAACAGATTATATATATCAGTTGATAAAAAACTGACTACGCAGAATGTAAAATCTCAAACTACTCATTCTTGATTGTTGATTAGTAAGCAGAATATTGAGCATGTAGTAGTGAAAGTACAACTCACATAACGTACAATAGTAAGCTGAATATCGAAAGTTTCTACATTGTACCCTGGATGAATAAGTGGGAAGTGGGGAGAATTACTTAACAGAAATTGACATAAATGAAACTAGCTACAATACCtggaaataaaatcataaaatcatGGTTAAAGTAAATTGACTCTTACCAATTAAGCCAAGTTTTATTCTTGGAAACACCACTTAGAATGTATCAGAACACATCAAACTACAAAGAGTATCACAGCATATTGCCTAATCAAATTTCAAGAGCATTTTAAACTTTGTTACACATATTTCAATCTTAACTTTACAAAACATTCGTCTGCGATTAAGTTCTTTCAGTAAAACAAAGAGACAGACATGGGGAATAATAGTTAGTCAACAACAGATACTTGCATATTCATGTCTACTACTTCGCTTTAGACACATAATTTATACTTTTGTACCATGTTGCTCACCACAGTCTTCGATCGGGATCTTGAAGCTTCTGTCATAACCTCGAAATTCTGGACAGGCTCAGAAAATGAAGCTCTTTCAAAAGTTTCAAGTAAGCTCCCGGGGGCCTCTCGATCTTAGCCCTGTACATCAAAGAAACATGCTGCAGAGCTTGACGAACTGAAACTTCAACACCAATTTCCTCTCTTCTTccaaaattttcttgaatataacTGAAATACGGCTTAAAGACCCTAACACATTCACTTTTATTGTCATGCGTTGCAGGTAAACCCGCATAACTCAGAAAACCATTCTTGTCACTAATATAAGTTGGAGAATTTCTCCGGCCAATCCAACTTAGTGGCTGCTGGAAGGAGTAAATAGGAGGACTTATGGAGTTGGGAACTTTTTGAAATTTCTGAGGTGGTGCATATAAATTGTGTTTGGGAACTTTTTGAAGTTTCTGAGATGGCTCATGTAAATTGCGTTTCTTTTGTTTTGTCATTGGCACATTCTTACGAGACAGGTCGAGTATAAACATGAAGGTCTGGCACTCACCCAGGTGAAAAGGCTCATCACATTTTGGACCATCTCCCTTTTTGTTGTTGTAACCAGGGTAATTTTCAGCCCTGAATTCTGCACATTCAATACAAATCAAGGAGTTTTCTTTTCCAAGTCTAACAAGATCCCAACGGTTGTATGTAGGAGTCGTTTTATGGGCAACATGAATTTGACCACCGACACGCAAGACGCAACATCTTTTTTGCACTCCAAAGGAAACTTCTCACAAGATTCCTGTGCATTCTGCATAAAAGAAAAAAACGCACGCAATACGTTGAGAAAATGCAATATCCAGTGCAAGAAAAGAACAATTAAGCAACTAACCTAGAGGACAAAAGTCAATACTTTCAGCAAACGGAATTTATTCTGTTCACAGTATGATCAAATTATTGGCCTAAATGAACCAAAAAAACTGCTCACAAAAGATGAACATAATTAAATCATTTTACAATCTTTGCTTGTCTTACattgaagaaaacaattttatctTACAAGTCCTTTACAAACTCTAATTACATATCACTTGAGCAAATCTTCAGCATTAATATACTAAACACCGTACCCCATTCCTATCCTCATCCTCAGTGGTACTCGACACTCATTGTGTTCGACGCAAATTTAGTTATTCATGACAAAACTGGTAAAAATGTAGAAGCGAAGATCCCTATTATAAGTTACATATACGATACCCTGCAATCATTCAACGAGAATGGATGAGGGGCTCGTGAGTATTTATGCTAAATATGAGTTCTTGGCGTAGAGTCTAGCCACAAATTTAAAAACCTAAACCCACCTCTATCCACCCTCAATCTTCTACTCCCTTTCTTTAAAAGGGTTGTATCTGTAACTCGACTACTTCACCAGGTACCTACTAGTATAACCACGGGTGGAGCTAGCATGTCAGCCACGGGTTCGATCGACCCAGTAGCTTTGGCTCAAACACGGTATTTGTTTTGAGAATCCATTGAATATGaataaattattaatttttattttgatgacaagggaacccgcaggCGCTACCTTCGGGTGCATACAGGGTAAACCCTACACCTAGTAACTTAAAAAGATTAGAATCTAGCTCCATAAGCTTCAAATCCTTGCTCCGGCTCTGAGTACAGCTACTAGTTAACTCTTTCCCCAGcgttttgtctctactaggatttGAATCCtaaggtgtgtttggtacgatGAAAAGTATTTTCtgcaaaaattgaaaaatattttcctccataccaaacacacccctaGTCTCCCATAGTTTTCATCCACTC
Protein-coding sequences here:
- the LOC132617459 gene encoding heavy metal-associated isoprenylated plant protein 41-like, which gives rise to MKVHHSQSQTLLALGSRPYKFTAARMLHMAYLEANNLGIIQHYSSYHQILLVGEGDFSFSLCLAHSFGNASNIVASSLQSYDVVIKMYKNAESNLEKLKSLGGSILHGVNATKMQHHPDLSNRKFDRIIFNFPHAGFHGREHNKHLIQCCVLRVGGQIHVAHKTTPTYNRWDLVRLGKENSLICIECAEFRAENYPGYNNKKGDGPKCDEPFHLGECQTFMFILDLSRKNVPMTKQKKRNLHEPSQKLQKVPKHNLYAPPQKFQKVPNSISPPIYSFQQPLSWIGRRNSPTYISDKNGFLSYAGLPATHDNKSECVRVFKPYFSYIQENFGRREEIGVEVSVRQALQHVSLMYRAKIERPPGAYLKLLKELHFLSLSRISRL